A portion of the Geminocystis sp. M7585_C2015_104 genome contains these proteins:
- a CDS encoding C40 family peptidase codes for MPPQRGSTVAPSIQSAFATVFATVGVWLPRDFYQREAFTLKITTEELQPGDLIFFGISRVAHVALYLRDDKYIHSSGKGMGNDGIAINVLRGDADKVSANYYGQP; via the coding sequence ATACCCCCCCAAAGGGGGAGTACAGTGGCTCCCTCAATTCAGAGCGCTTTTGCTACTGTATTTGCTACTGTAGGAGTATGGCTGCCCCGTGACTTTTATCAACGGGAAGCCTTTACCCTTAAAATCACAACAGAAGAGTTACAACCAGGGGATTTAATCTTTTTCGGCATCTCCCGTGTAGCTCATGTGGCCCTGTATCTGAGGGACGACAAGTATATTCACAGTTCGGGGAAAGGGATGGGCAATGATGGTATTGCCATAAATGTGTTAAGAGGGGATGCAGATAAAGTCAGTGCTAACTACTATGGTCAACCGTAA
- a CDS encoding photosystem II reaction center protein K has product MELMVLLAKLPEAYQAFKPLIDVLPVIPVFFLLLAFVWQAAVGFR; this is encoded by the coding sequence ATGGAACTAATGGTACTACTGGCCAAATTGCCAGAAGCGTATCAGGCTTTTAAGCCTTTGATCGACGTGTTACCTGTGATACCCGTGTTTTTCCTATTGTTGGCCTTTGTTTGGCAAGCCGCTGTAGGTTT